A single region of the Mercenaria mercenaria strain notata chromosome 6, MADL_Memer_1, whole genome shotgun sequence genome encodes:
- the LOC123550112 gene encoding cAMP-regulated D2 protein-like, protein MFRYLYSLIISLAAFFTNDDVVVQTKYGKIQGVQTSKSRAFLGVPYAAPPVGEMRWRPPEHPSPWSGILDATAVKAGCYQLACASMNPPILCPKQVSEDCLYLNIWTPVNASAESRLPVMVFIHGGNFVHLSGGSLLFRGEDFVSKGQVILVNVDYRLGAFGFLVTGDKAEDAKGNYGIKDQRMALQWVQENIKTFGGDPTKVTLFGQSAGAQSTAIHLSNGKANGLFRNAIVESAPFDIRYKTKEEVLLLGDFIAEFVNCTGADITCLRTRSAADIALAEHEVRSVITSPFLLELFEPIGPWIDGDEVKMEPIDSAHKGQFQNIPILMGTLSEETRIFVYEAWKKPLRLQTYLGIVLLADPKKSLQILDKYPPNKSTDCRDTLQELATDLIFTCTARNVTQSLQTFTLVIVFIHF, encoded by the exons ATGTTTCGTTATTTATACTCCTTGATAATTTCACTTGCTGCATTTTTCACGAACGATGATGTTGTTGTGCaaacaaaatatggaaaaatacaggGTGTACAAACGTCAAAGAGTCGCGCATTTCTTGGTGTACCCTACGCTGCACCACCGGTCGGGGAAATGAG GTGGCGACCTCCCGAACACCCGAGTCCGTGGTCTGGTATTCTTGATGCTACAGCAGTAAAAGCTGGATGTTATCAACTGGCATGTGCTTCTATGAATCCACCTATACTTTGTCCAAAAcag GTCTCTGAGGATTGTCTTTACTTGAACATATGGACGCCAGTTAACGCTTCAGCAGAAAGTCGTCTGCCAGTGATGGTTTTTATACATGGAGGGAACTTCGTGCATCTAAGTGGAGGATCTCTTCTTTTCAGAGGGGAAGACTTTGTCAGTAAAGGACAAGTGATTCTGGTTAATGTGGACTACAGACTCG GCGCATTTGGCTTCCTTGTAACCGGGGACAAGGCTGAAGATGCTAAGGGAAACTATGGAATAAAGGATCAACGTATGGCGTTACAGTGGGTTCAAGAAAATATTAAGACATTTGGCGGAGACCCTACAAAG GTTACGCTGTTTGGCCAGTCGGCAGGGGCCCAGTCAACAGCTATACACCTTAGCAACGGCAAAGCCAATGGCTTATTCCGCAATGCTATAGTTGAAAGTGCACCTTTTGATATCCGTTATAAAACGAAAGAGGAAGTGCTGTTGTTAGGAGACTTCATTGCAGAATTTGTTAACTGTACAG GTGCTGATATCACATGTCTGCGAACTAGGTCAGCAGCAGATATAGCACTAGCGGAGCATGAGGTCAGGTCTGTTATTACTTCACCATTTCTGTTGGAACTATTTGAGCCGATTGGTCCTTGGATTGATGGAGATGAAGTCAAAATGGAGCCGATTGATTCCGCACACAAGggacaatttcaaaacattccaATCCTAATGGGGACATTAAGTGAAGAAACAAGAATATTCGTGTATGAAGCATGGAAGAAGCCATTGAGATTACAGACTTATCTTGGAATTGTATTACTCGCCGATCCAAAAAAATCTCTCCAAATATTGGACAAATACCCTCCAAATAAATCCACTGATTGTCGTGATACGTTACAAGAATTAGCAACAGATTTGATATTCACGTGCACAGCTAGAAATGTGACACAATCATTACAGACATTCACACTCGTCattgtatttatacatttttaa